From the Macaca nemestrina isolate mMacNem1 chromosome 7, mMacNem.hap1, whole genome shotgun sequence genome, the window ACAATCAACAGCATCTGTGGGCAATTCAGAGGCTTGGGAATAGGTATGAGAAGAAAAAGGTAACCCAACGAGTTCATCTGTCATTTCCACATCATACCTGTTGCTGTTTTTCATGGCAGTTTGTGAACCCGGCTCTAACTCTGCACTGTCTATGTGGAAACTCACTCCTGCTGGCAATGGGGGGCAGTCCTGAGAAGCACTGTCCCAGGCCTGGTCCTCTTTAGGAGAACAATGATCAGCTCTTGAGGGGCCACAATCCACAGATACAGACCCCACAGGATTCACCTGAGTGTCGGGTGCCTCCAAGGCGCCTTTCTTTGTTTTGCCTTCATCAGCCTGAGTGCTATTTGCAAGCAAAACTCTGCCCACATTTCGACGAAAGCTGTTATTCCTTGAGAGGCTCCCAGGCTCACGCTGGCCCTGCCGCTTCAGGCACTCAGACTCCAACTTGGCTACCATGTCGAGGACACGGACGGGTTCGCTCTGTGGTTCACCAACCTCAAGATTTCCCCTTTCTTCACAAGCTCCTGGGGCAGAACAGGACTCGGTGGCTGCGGGCACACCTCTGGATTGGCCAGAAAACCTCACAATGGCAGGTGAGTTTGTACAGTTTTTTGAACAGCTAGCTAGCAGAGCACTGGCTCTTTGCTCCAAGAAGGCAACCATCTGTATAACTGACAGAGGCCTCCCGGCATAGACTCCATCCCCACTGTCACTCACATAATGCACAGAACAGTGCTCAATGCCACATGCAAAAGGCTCAGGTTGGTAGCACCTGCTGTTAACTTCCTTCATCCTTTCAACCTGTACCTTGGCTTTTCTAAGATCCCctgattttttccttctcttagtAGCTCTCCCATCAATATCCCAggaactttttattttcatagatcCTATCCTGTTACTACACTGGTGGGCTGCAAAGAATGCAATTTTTTCCTTGGTATTTCCAGGTTTCACAACAGCCCAGATATCAAGTGGTCCTTCTTCTTCGCCCTGGTGGATCGTTGCAGATGGTgcattctttttggttttaacaTTCAAGCTGCTCTCTACAGGACTCTTCCCACTCATACTGCACAGAACATTTGGAGAAAGGATCCCAAACGGCTTTCGAGATGATGCTTTACCAAGAGAGGCTGAAGGAAAGACACTTGGTGTTATGTGGCTAGCTTTGCATGTTTCATCATTTACAGCCTTTTGGTGGTTCATAGGAGTTCTCTGCGTTTCCCTGCTGACTTCCGGGGGGTGCTCTTTCTTCTGGAGCTTCCAATATGGCTTTAGGTGCATAACAAAGCCCCTATAggaaagaaatacacatttgATTCAGAAAccaattttgtttttagaaaaaatgtttttaaatttaagctCAGATGGTTCTAGCAACTAAGAAGAACATTTTCTACCAGTTCACTAAATCTTTACCAACTCTCTCATGATAGCTAGTTTTTACTGCACGTATCAAgaataacaaaaagcaaaatataaccAGTTTATATGGTgtgtagtacttttttttttttttttaccaaaaataaatcGGTTTTGACTGAAGAACTTCAGAAACTGACATCAGTTAACATTTGGTAAACTTaaccttttaaattaaaaaaaaaatctgaacttcCTGAAGACACCatagaagaaaggaaagtatAAAAAGAACTCCTCCATGATCCCTGTTAGGTTTTTAAACACTCTTTCTAGATCATCACAATTAGCATTTTATTAGTTGCAAATAGCCCATCAAAATTATTgcttcctggccaggcatggtggctcacgcctgtaatcccagcactctgggaggacaAGCAGGCGTATCAcctgggtccaggagttcaagaccagcctggccaacatggtaaaaccctgtctttactagaagtacaaaaattagcccggcgtggtggggcgcctgtaatcccaaatactcgagaagctgaggcacaagaactgctttaACCCAGGGGCGGGGGCTGCAGCCAAGATCacacgcaccactgcactccaacctgggcaacagagtgagactttgtctcaaaaaaaaaaaaagaaaaaaaaaaagaaaattattgcttCCTAAACTATTCCCATACCACTGAATACTGAATATTTAGATGTTTATAATTTTTCACTTGTTTCCTTGTGTACTTTGCCCATCTATTAGTCTTGATTTTCTAAATAATCTATGTGTAGAAACATTTAACTGTCAAATTTCCTGTAACCATCTTAAATATAGACCCTACAGTACTTATTAATTCTAAAACCATTTTGAACTAGTTCAGAAAGATGGTGCCTTATTTTGGTCCTTGGCCAGGACTAGAGATGGGAGCTATTTCAGAAATGAGACAAAAAGATGATTACTGCAGAGACTAGTGTTCTAGTGCCTGCCACATCACTGATTATCTAGACAGGGTGATtttaccttgggcaagtcacttcctctCTCGGCCTCAGTTGAAACGTTAACTGAGGGGTTGAAATACTAGATAACCTAATGAACTGGTCAAATGTACGATTTACATAAAATAGCACACAGATACACAAAACACCCTGGACGGAAGAAAGAGTATTTTCTAGGGATGCCTGGACTCCTGCAAAATAAACttagaaactaaaataaagatCTGCAGTCCCAGTTTGGTGGGAGTGAGGCAACAGCACCTA encodes:
- the LOC105473584 gene encoding F-box only protein 34 isoform X2 encodes the protein MHLKPYWKLQKKEHPPEVSRETQRTPMNHQKAVNDETCKASHITPSVFPSASLGKASSRKPFGILSPNVLCSMSGKSPVESSLNVKTKKNAPSATIHQGEEEGPLDIWAVVKPGNTKEKIAFFAAHQCSNRIGSMKIKSSWDIDGRATKRRKKSGDLRKAKVQVERMKEVNSRCYQPEPFACGIEHCSVHYVSDSGDGVYAGRPLSVIQMVAFLEQRASALLASCSKNCTNSPAIVRFSGQSRGVPAATESCSAPGACEERGNLEVGEPQSEPVRVLDMVAKLESECLKRQGQREPGSLSRNNSFRRNVGRVLLANSTQADEGKTKKGALEAPDTQVNPVGSVSVDCGPSRADHCSPKEDQAWDSASQDCPPLPAGVSFHIDSAELEPGSQTAMKNSNRYDVEMTDELVGLPFSSHTYSQASELPTDAVDCMSRELVSLTSHNPDQRRKESLCISITVSKVEKDQPSSLNSCEDPLPGMLFFLPPGQHLSDCSQLNESTTREASEASQLEDAAGGDSASEEKSGSAEPFVLPASSVESTLPVLEASSWKKQVSHDFLETRFKIQQLLEPQQYMAFLPHHIMVKIFRLLPTKSLVALKCTCCYFKFIIEYYNIRPADSRWVRDPRYREDPCKQCKKKYVKGDVSLCRWHPKPYCQALPYGPGYWMCCHRSQKGFPGCKLGLHDNHWVPACHSFNRAIHKKAKGTEAEEEY
- the LOC105473584 gene encoding F-box only protein 34 isoform X1, which translates into the protein MSVTSVDGSWDVTAGPGGDLGSRKGRGDPQGRKRKLCSTNAWNRSEFESKVVRYQHFAVLMGFVMHLKPYWKLQKKEHPPEVSRETQRTPMNHQKAVNDETCKASHITPSVFPSASLGKASSRKPFGILSPNVLCSMSGKSPVESSLNVKTKKNAPSATIHQGEEEGPLDIWAVVKPGNTKEKIAFFAAHQCSNRIGSMKIKSSWDIDGRATKRRKKSGDLRKAKVQVERMKEVNSRCYQPEPFACGIEHCSVHYVSDSGDGVYAGRPLSVIQMVAFLEQRASALLASCSKNCTNSPAIVRFSGQSRGVPAATESCSAPGACEERGNLEVGEPQSEPVRVLDMVAKLESECLKRQGQREPGSLSRNNSFRRNVGRVLLANSTQADEGKTKKGALEAPDTQVNPVGSVSVDCGPSRADHCSPKEDQAWDSASQDCPPLPAGVSFHIDSAELEPGSQTAMKNSNRYDVEMTDELVGLPFSSHTYSQASELPTDAVDCMSRELVSLTSHNPDQRRKESLCISITVSKVEKDQPSSLNSCEDPLPGMLFFLPPGQHLSDCSQLNESTTREASEASQLEDAAGGDSASEEKSGSAEPFVLPASSVESTLPVLEASSWKKQVSHDFLETRFKIQQLLEPQQYMAFLPHHIMVKIFRLLPTKSLVALKCTCCYFKFIIEYYNIRPADSRWVRDPRYREDPCKQCKKKYVKGDVSLCRWHPKPYCQALPYGPGYWMCCHRSQKGFPGCKLGLHDNHWVPACHSFNRAIHKKAKGTEAEEEY